CCAGCAGCCTCCAGGCCTATTCCGGATGCCCAGTGGCCGAAGAAGTGGCCGGGGTCCAGCGCGATCATGTGCCGGCCTTCCTCGATCACCCGGTCGGGGCGGCCGGCGAGGTAAGCCATCACGCTCAGCCACCAGCGCACGAACAGGGACAGGGGGTCGAGGGTCAGCACCCTCTCTACTTCCTCCAGTGCTTCGGCCATGCGACCGTGGGGCAAAAGGCCGCTGATGGCATGGCGCAGGCGGACCAGGGGTGACTCCCGGTTCAGCTCGAACGCCCGGCGGAGTTCCCGGTCCACTTCCCGCCAGTTGTAGTCGAGTTCCTTGCGCAGCATTCCCAGCAGGGCGTGGGTTTCGGCGAGGCCGTCGTCGATCTCCAGCGCCCGCAGGGCGTGCCAGGTACTCATCGAGAACGCCTCGCGCGGGGGTACACCGCCGAAGAGACCGAGATACCAGTGCAGCTCCGCCAGGGCATCGTAGGCAAGGGCGAAGGAGGGGTCCCGCTCGATGGCCCGCTCGAAAAGGGCCTTGGCCTGCGCCAGTTCGGCCGGCGTCCCCTTCGCGAAATGGTGCCGACCCTCCAGGTAGGCCAGGTGGGCTTCCACATCAACCACCAACTGGGTGCGTCGACCCACCTCCCCCCCCAGTTCGACTCGCAACCGGGCCGCGATGGCGGCAGCGATCTCGTCCTCGAGCGTCAGGACGTCGGTGAGTTCGCGATCGTACCGCTCGCTCCAGAGATGGCTCCCGTCCGAAGCGTCGATGAGTTGGGCCGTCACCCGGACGCGCCGTTCGCTCCGGCGCACGCTCCCCTCGAGGAGGGTGGCGACACCGAGCCGTGCGCCGATTTCCCGGGCGTCCAGCCCCGAGCGGGCCGCGGCGAAGGCCGAGGTCCGGGCGATGACCCGAAGGCCGGGAATCCGCGTCAGCGCGTCGATGATCTCCTCGGCGAGACCTTCGCAAAGGAAGTTGTCCGCCGTCTCGCCGCTCAGGTTCGCGAACGGGAGGACCGCGATGCCGGGTTTCCCGGTGTGCGGGATGGGTGTCTCTCGGAACGACCCGTGCACCCGGCTCGCGTCCACCCGGCACGCGTCGATCGCCTCCTTGAGTTCCGTGGCGGACTGGAAACGCCGGGAGACGTCCTTGCGCAGGCAGTGTTCGACCAGGCGCCCCACCGCCGGCGAGACGGCTGTCAGTGGTGACGGTTCGTCCCGAAGGACCGCCACGAGGGAACTCACCACCGTGTCGCCGCCGAAGGGTTTCCGCCCCGAGAGCATCTCGTAGAGGACACTCCCGAGGCTGAAGAGGTCGCTGCGGGCATCGACGCTCAACCCGGATGCCTGCTCGGGAGACATGTAGGCCGCGGTCCCCACGATGTTCCCGGCCACGGTGGCCGTCCGGTCCTTTTCGTCGGAGGGCCCGGGGTGCTCGAGGCGCTTGGCGAGGCCGAAGTCCACCACCTTGACCTGGTCCGACGGCAGAACCAGGATGTTCGACGGCTTCAGGTCCCGGTGGACGATCCCCGCGGCGTGCGCGGCCGCCAGGGCGTCCGCCGCCTGGCTCGCCAGGCGCAGGGCTCGGTCGATCGGCAGCGGACCGGACGCGATCAGTTCGGCCAGCGTGACGCCGTCCAGGTGCTCCATGGCGATGAAGTCAAACCCGGCGTCCGAGTCGATCTCGTAGATGGTCACGATGTTGGGGTGGTTCAACGCCGAGGCCGCCTGGGCCTCCCGCACGAAGCGCCGCCGATTCTCGTCGTCATCGGCCCAGTTCAGGCGCATCACCTTGAGGGCCACCACGCGGGACAGTCGAACATCCCGGGCCTTGTACACGATCCCCATGCCGCCAGCTCCCAGGGGCTCGAGGATGACGTGGTGTCCCAGGCTCTTCCCGGTCAGTTCAGCCGGATCCATGGATGCCTCCCTCCCGCGCCGGTTTCCCGCTTTGCGATCCCGTTGTTTCCAATTCTAGCATAATGCGGATTCCACAAGCCCGGCAGCGTCCGCCGAAGAGGGAGAGGCCGGCCTTAGAGCGTGGCGACTCCCTTGTCTGTCTCGCCGTCCTGGAAGACGGCGACAGGGTTCGCTTCGGTTGGTCGCGGAATAAAATAAAAAGGGACACTCATTCTTCATCCCGAATGAGTGTCCCACGATTATTTGTTGGAAAATAAAACATTTCCTTTCAATCCGACGAGGGCCCGGTCCCGAAAAAGTGATCCAGTTCGCCCGTGCACAGGAGCGCGTCGAACCTGCCGGCGATCTCCTCGACCCAGCGGCTGTCTGTCTCGTTGTACATGAACACTCCCAGGCGGTCCTCGAGGAGCATCACGTGGACCTCGTCCCGACCGATCCGGAGCACCTCCGAAACGCTGTGCGCGTCGCGGGGCAGGCATTCGGCGTGGAACTCGTCCTGCAGGAACGTTACCAGGCGCTCGAGCATCCGGGGTTTCACGGGCTGGAGGTCGTAGGACCGGTATCCTTCGGGCGTACGGGGGGAGAGGGTCCCCTGGTACGGGAAGGGGGTGAAGTCCGGGCGTTCCGCGAGGACCAGCCGCCCGTCCGGGGCCGCGACCCACACGAAGTGGTGATCGAGCCACGTCGCGTCGATGCCCTGTGTGTCGTGGTAGCGCATCCGGGACCGGTCGACGGGTACGGCGGAGACCGCCCCGCTCCCGATCTCGAAGACGGCCAGGTGCGGTGCACGGATGGGATCAGGGGAGAAGGCGAGCCGGACGAAACTCTCCGCGTCCGGGGACAGGGCGATGGGCGGCTTCAGATTGTCCAGGGCGAGGCCTTCCGGCATCCGGAGCGCAAAGCTCTCCAGACTCCGGGTGTCCAGGACGGCGAGATTGCCCAGCAGGAGACGGCGCCCGCCCGCCAGTCGCCCGCGATAACAGTAGAGGTCCCGCTCCATGCGGGCCGCTCCGACGGGCGCGTCGAGCCAGTCGGCCGAGACGCCCCCGCAGGTCGGCCCCAGGAAACGGGTCACGGCCTCGCCGTCCCGCTCCCGGACCAGGTAGTAGAAACCGGCGTCGGGCGGTTCGCCCACGACAACGACGAGAGCGGGCTCGGGGGACGGGAACGTGATGACGGCGGTGGGGGTGTCGTACCACCGGGCCTCGTCTCCGTGGACAGGGGCTTTCCCCTCGAAAGCGAAGGGACGCGAACGATAACGCAAGGACCAGGTCTCGTGAACGGCCCGGTGGAGAGGCCCCTCGTTCCACCCGCTCAGGTATCGCCGGTAGTGGGTCACCACCGCGAAGGGCCCGTATGTCTCCACGGTGTCCGTCAATCTCCCCCTCTGCCGGACGAGGGCCGCCACGCCCGCCGCCACCGCCAGGATCACCAGCAATCCCGCCAGCAAAACCATGCGCCGTCTCCCCGTTTCGATCCCGATCCCGCCACCGACCCGTGCGGGCCGGTGCGGAGCATAGTCGGCACCGAGGCGCGAATCAAGCACAATCCTGCTGAGGCTTGCAGGACACTCACGCGTTCCGCCGATTGAGTGTCCGGTCTTCCTGCGCCTGTTTATGCCCTTTTCTCTTGCTTTTCACCCCTGTTCCTGACTATCCTGCCCCCAATGAACCCGAGTTGGCTGAAAACCAATTGTCTATTTCTTCTTGTCCTTCTCGGCGGGGTCGTCCTGGCCGAGGCTGAACACCCGCTGGACCCTGCTCGGAAACCTGGATCAACAGCCGTGGAGAGCGCCACTCTCGCCCCGGCGCCGCCGGGGGCATCGACCCGACCCCCGGCCGAGTCGGACGGCGCGCCCGGACCGGGGCCGGAGATTACCGAACCGGGTGACCCGCCGGCTCCCCGGATCGACCTCTCCGGCGACCTTGGCCATCGTCCCGTCCTGACCGGGGACTGGGGCGGGGGACGCCAAAAGCTCCTGCAGCATGGCATCCGGGTGGACGCGCTGTTCCTGCCGATCCTGCAGGGCAACCTCGACGGCGGCCTGGCCCGGCAGCCCATGTTCTACGGGTCCTTCCGCTACGGCGTGGCGGTGGACACCGCCGCCGCCGGCCTCTGGCAAGGGGGCACCCTCACCGTCAAACTCCAGACGGGCTGCGGACGGAGCGCCAACGACCAGACCGGCCACGGGATCATCAACCCGGTGGACTGGGCTGCCGTGGACGCCGGCGACGGCAAGCCGCCCACCACGCTCACCGACGCGATCGTGTTCCAGAAACTGAACAGGCTGTTTTCCGTTGCAGGGGGCCGCATCACCTCCCGCGACTCGAACGTGTTCGCCTCCGACGAAACGACCCAGTTCCTCAACGCCGCCTTCAACAACAACCCGGCCTACAACACCACCTTTCCCCGCCAGACGCTGTTCGCCTCGCTGCTCTTCCAGCCCGCCCCGTGGTTCTCCCTGATCGGCGCGGTGCTCGACGCCGGCCCCCCGGCCGCGAAGGACAAGCCCGGTGCCGATTTCAACCGGGGGGTCACCCTCTTCACCACCACGTCCTTCACCGTGAAGATCGCGGAACGGCCCGGGCACCACCGCTTCGGCGGGACCTGGAGCAACAAGCTCAAGCCCACCCTGGCGGGCCTCATCACGCCGGAGCGCTATCCGCAGCTGGTTTCCAGCGACTGGGCGCTCAACTACGACTTCGACCAGTTCCTCTGGCTGGACCGGGCCGTGCCCGGCCGCGGGATCGGTGTTTTCGGGCGGTTCGGCCTCGGCAACCCGGTCACGAACAAAACCAAGGCGTTCTACAGTTTCGGCCTGGGCGGGCGGGGCATGTGGCCCCGGCGGCCGGCGGATTCCTTCGGAGTCGGGTATTTTTACGATGCGACCAGCAAGCGGGTCCCGCCGGAATTGCAGCCCCTGGTGAGGAACGACCGCGGGTTCGAAGCCTACTACAATTTCAGCCTCAAACCCTGGCTGGAGCTTACCGTGGATTTGCAGTTCGTTACCCCGCCCTTGAAGGAAGACGAACGGTCGGTGGTGGGCGGACTCAGACTCCTGGTCCGGCTTTGAGATTCCCGGGCCGGAAACCGAAGAGGTGAGAAAATGTTCGAAAAACTGTTCAGTCCGGTTCGGATCGGCGGGGTGGAGATCAGGAACCGCGTGGCCATGACGCCGATGGGCGTGAGCCTGGCCGCGGTGGGCGGCGGGGTCAGCGACGACATCATCGCCTTCTACGAGGCGCGGGCCCGGGGTGGCATCGGGCTCATCATCAGCGAGATCTGCCGGGTCCTGGACGGTGCCGGCGCCGGTGAGCCGTGCCAGCTCGCCGCCCGCAACGGGGCGGATATCCAGGGGCTCGGCCGGATGCTGGACGCGGTGCACAAGTACGGCACCCGGATGTTCATCCAGTTGCACCACCCCGGGCGTGAGGGTCACCGCGAGGTCGGCGGCGAGGAGCCGGTCTCGGCGTCGGCGGTACCGAACCCTTACACCGGGCGGGTCCCGCGCGCCCTCGCCCTGCCGGAGATCGAAACAATCCGGCAGGCCTTCGCGGGCGGCGCCCGCATCGCCCAGATGGCGGGGGCGGACGGCGTCGAGCTTCACGGCGCGCACGGCTACCTGATCAACAGCTTCCTCTCCCCCTATCTCAACCGGCGCGACGACGCCTACGGCGGCAGCTTCGAGAACCGCCTGCGCTTCCTGCTGGGGATCATCGCCGACATCCGGTCGCTCTGCGGCCGGAACTTCCCCCTCGGGGTCCGCCTCTCCGCCGAGGAATTCCTGGGCGAGCAGGGGAACGACCTGGCCGCCACCTGCCGGATCGCCGCGGAACTGGAAAAGGCCGGCGTCGATTTCCTGGACATCAGCTGCTGCATCCCCGACAGCCCGAGGTTCAACGCCTGCATCGAACCGGGCACGATCGCGCAGGGGTGGAAGAAGTACATGGCGGCGGAGGTCCGCAAGCACGTGAAAATCCCGCTCATCGCCGTGGCGAACATCAAGGATCCCGAGGTCGCGGAGACGATCCTGGAAGAGGGGTGCTGCGACCTGGTGGGGGTTGCCCGGGGTCACCTGGCCGACCCGGAGTGGTGCAACAAGGCGAGGACCGGCCGGGCGGCCACCATCCGCAGGTGCATCGGTTGCCTGGTGTGCTTCGACGAGATCGAGCACGCCCGGCACGTCAAGTGCTCGGTCAACCCCACCACCGGCCGCGAGCGGGAGTTCGCCCGCCTCGAACGCAACGGCGCCGGGCGGCCGGTGGCGGTGGTGGGCGGCGGTCCGGCGGGGGTCACGGCCGCCCTGGTCCTGCAGCAACGGGGTTTCCGCGCCGTGCTGTTCGACCCGGCCCCGCGGCTCGGCGGTACGCTGAACGTGGCCGACAAGGGCGTGGACAAGGAAAAGATCACCCGGCTGGTCGAGTCCCTGATCGCCCAGGTGCTGGACAGCGGCGTGGAACTGCGTCTCGGGGAGGAGGCGACGGTAGAGACGGTCCGGGCCCTCTCCCCTTGCGGCGTGTTCGTCGCGTGCGGCGCGCGGCCGCTCGTACCGCCGGTCCCCGGCATCGACGGGCCCAACGTTGTCTTGGCCGAAGACGTCCTGCTGGGACACGCCAACGTCGTCGGCGAGTGTGTGATCGTCGGTTCGGGCATGACCGGGCTCGAGACGGCGGAAGTGGTCCTGCGGGCCGGGCACCGGACCACGGTGGTGGACATGCTGCCGCAGATCGGCGCCGGGGCGGAAATCGTCGTCATTCTCGACGCCAAACAACGGATGGCCCCTTACGACC
The genomic region above belongs to Acidobacteriota bacterium and contains:
- a CDS encoding carbohydrate porin — protein: MESATLAPAPPGASTRPPAESDGAPGPGPEITEPGDPPAPRIDLSGDLGHRPVLTGDWGGGRQKLLQHGIRVDALFLPILQGNLDGGLARQPMFYGSFRYGVAVDTAAAGLWQGGTLTVKLQTGCGRSANDQTGHGIINPVDWAAVDAGDGKPPTTLTDAIVFQKLNRLFSVAGGRITSRDSNVFASDETTQFLNAAFNNNPAYNTTFPRQTLFASLLFQPAPWFSLIGAVLDAGPPAAKDKPGADFNRGVTLFTTTSFTVKIAERPGHHRFGGTWSNKLKPTLAGLITPERYPQLVSSDWALNYDFDQFLWLDRAVPGRGIGVFGRFGLGNPVTNKTKAFYSFGLGGRGMWPRRPADSFGVGYFYDATSKRVPPELQPLVRNDRGFEAYYNFSLKPWLELTVDLQFVTPPLKEDERSVVGGLRLLVRL
- a CDS encoding protein kinase; this translates as MDPAELTGKSLGHHVILEPLGAGGMGIVYKARDVRLSRVVALKVMRLNWADDDENRRRFVREAQAASALNHPNIVTIYEIDSDAGFDFIAMEHLDGVTLAELIASGPLPIDRALRLASQAADALAAAHAAGIVHRDLKPSNILVLPSDQVKVVDFGLAKRLEHPGPSDEKDRTATVAGNIVGTAAYMSPEQASGLSVDARSDLFSLGSVLYEMLSGRKPFGGDTVVSSLVAVLRDEPSPLTAVSPAVGRLVEHCLRKDVSRRFQSATELKEAIDACRVDASRVHGSFRETPIPHTGKPGIAVLPFANLSGETADNFLCEGLAEEIIDALTRIPGLRVIARTSAFAAARSGLDAREIGARLGVATLLEGSVRRSERRVRVTAQLIDASDGSHLWSERYDRELTDVLTLEDEIAAAIAARLRVELGGEVGRRTQLVVDVEAHLAYLEGRHHFAKGTPAELAQAKALFERAIERDPSFALAYDALAELHWYLGLFGGVPPREAFSMSTWHALRALEIDDGLAETHALLGMLRKELDYNWREVDRELRRAFELNRESPLVRLRHAISGLLPHGRMAEALEEVERVLTLDPLSLFVRWWLSVMAYLAGRPDRVIEEGRHMIALDPGHFFGHWASGIGLEAAGEPQKAVAALERAHQLSGGIPFTLGFLAFAFGRAGRRDDALALAAQAEQATAVAYIPPFTLALAHIGLEDWGPAFAWMDRAVEARDPLIMPVKSYPFLQPVRDDSRYGALLKKMNLENAGHSLAYSMNAL
- a CDS encoding FAD-dependent oxidoreductase; this translates as MFEKLFSPVRIGGVEIRNRVAMTPMGVSLAAVGGGVSDDIIAFYEARARGGIGLIISEICRVLDGAGAGEPCQLAARNGADIQGLGRMLDAVHKYGTRMFIQLHHPGREGHREVGGEEPVSASAVPNPYTGRVPRALALPEIETIRQAFAGGARIAQMAGADGVELHGAHGYLINSFLSPYLNRRDDAYGGSFENRLRFLLGIIADIRSLCGRNFPLGVRLSAEEFLGEQGNDLAATCRIAAELEKAGVDFLDISCCIPDSPRFNACIEPGTIAQGWKKYMAAEVRKHVKIPLIAVANIKDPEVAETILEEGCCDLVGVARGHLADPEWCNKARTGRAATIRRCIGCLVCFDEIEHARHVKCSVNPTTGREREFARLERNGAGRPVAVVGGGPAGVTAALVLQQRGFRAVLFDPAPRLGGTLNVADKGVDKEKITRLVESLIAQVLDSGVELRLGEEATVETVRALSPCGVFVACGARPLVPPVPGIDGPNVVLAEDVLLGHANVVGECVIVGSGMTGLETAEVVLRAGHRTTVVDMLPQIGAGAEIVVILDAKQRMAPYDPVYLPGHKLQKVTREGVELERVDDGRIVLVPASTVILAMGVRPNRDVADRFRAAFPDARVIGDAVRGGRILDATQDAYGQAFVFEP